The Cytophagia bacterium CHB2 genome contains the following window.
AATGAAACCCTGGCCGCCTTTACCGGCAGTGTTGCCAACATTGAGAAAGCCCGGGAATTTTTGGCCAAACAAGACAAACTCACCCCGTTGCAGGTTAAACAACTCAAGGCCGTTCTTTATCGTGCGGCGGACAAACCGCAAACCGTGGCGGAGATCGTGAAAGCGCGCATTGCGGCAGAAGCGGCGCAAACCGAAAAGCTTTTTGGTTTCAATTTTCAAATTGACGGTAAAGCCGTCACCACCAATGGCATCGACAACATTTTAAAAAGTTCGAATGATTTGAATGAACGCTTGCGCGCCTGGGAAGCTTCCAAGGAGGTCGGCAAAACCCTGAAAGACGGGTTGGAAAATCTGCAACGGCTGCGCAATCAAACCGTGCAGGCGCTGGGATATTCCGATTATTTCAGCTATCAAGTTTCGGATTACGGCATGACGGTCGACGAAATGATGGCATTGATGGACAATTTGATACGCGAGCTGCGGCCGCTTTATCGCGAATTGCACACCTTTGCACGTTACGAGCTGGCGAAGAAATACAACTCGCCTGTGCCCAAGAATCTGCCGGCGCACTGGCTGCCCAATCGCTGGGCGCAGGATTGGAGCGCGATGATCAACGTTGCCGGCTTTGATCTCGACGCCGCGTTGAAAGCCAAATCCGCCGAATGGATCGTGCAGCAAGCGGAGGATTTTTATGTGAGCCTGGGCTTCGACAAAATGCCGCAGAGTTTTTGGGAGAAATCCTCGCTCTATCCATTACCGGTAGATGCGCCATACAAGAAAAATAATCATGCCTCGGCATGGCATCTTGATCTCGAGCACGACATCCGCTCGCTGATGAGCGTCGAGCCGAACGCGGAATGGTACGAAACCACGCATCACGAGTTGGGACACATCTACTATTTCATGAGTTACACCAATGACGAGGTGCCGCCGCTGCTGCGTGAAGGCGCGAATCGCGCGTATCACGAAGCCATGGGCAGCATGCTCGGCCTGGCCTCGATGCAGAAACCGTTTTTGCAGGAACGCGGCTTGATTCCCGCCGAGGCAAGCAGCGATGAGAGGCAAACCCTGCTCAAGGAAGCGCTGAATTACATCGTTTTTATTCCCTTCTCGGCCGGCACAATGTCGCGATTTGAGCATGAATTGTATGCGAAGAATCTGCCGAAGGATGAGTACAACAAACGTTGGTGGGAGTTGGCGACGAGATATCAGGGTGTTGAGCCGCCCGCGCCGCGCGGCGAAGAATTTTGCGATGCTTCGTCCAAGACCCACATCAATGATGACGCCGCGCAATATTACGACTACGCGCTCT
Protein-coding sequences here:
- a CDS encoding M2 family metallopeptidase, which produces NETLAAFTGSVANIEKAREFLAKQDKLTPLQVKQLKAVLYRAADKPQTVAEIVKARIAAEAAQTEKLFGFNFQIDGKAVTTNGIDNILKSSNDLNERLRAWEASKEVGKTLKDGLENLQRLRNQTVQALGYSDYFSYQVSDYGMTVDEMMALMDNLIRELRPLYRELHTFARYELAKKYNSPVPKNLPAHWLPNRWAQDWSAMINVAGFDLDAALKAKSAEWIVQQAEDFYVSLGFDKMPQSFWEKSSLYPLPVDAPYKKNNHASAWHLDLEHDIRSLMSVEPNAEWYETTHHELGHIYYFMSYTNDEVPPLLREGANRAYHEAMGSMLGLASMQKPFLQERGLIPAEASSDERQTLLKEALNYIVFIPFSAGTMSRFEHELYAKNLPKDEYNKRWWELATRYQGVEPPAPRGEEFCDASSKTHINDDAAQYYDYALSYILLYQLHDHIATKILKQEPRATNYYGSQEVGKFLADIMRSGASRDWREVLKEKTGEELSAQAMLRYFEPLLDYLKKVNEGREHTLEDI